A section of the Pedobacter sp. HDW13 genome encodes:
- the rhaM gene encoding L-rhamnose mutarotase, translating into MKIAFKMKLKPGFETEYKKRHDEIWPELATLLKENGISDYSIFLDEETNTLFAVQQQNGSSSQDLGSTQIVQKWWAYMSDIMETNADHSPKTFPLEMVFHLD; encoded by the coding sequence ATGAAAATTGCATTTAAGATGAAACTTAAACCCGGTTTTGAAACAGAATACAAAAAGCGCCACGATGAAATCTGGCCTGAACTGGCAACTTTGTTAAAAGAAAATGGTATTAGCGATTATTCTATCTTTTTAGATGAAGAAACCAATACCCTTTTTGCCGTGCAGCAGCAAAACGGAAGCTCATCGCAAGATTTGGGCAGCACGCAGATTGTGCAGAAATGGTGGGCTTACATGTCCGATATTATGGAAACCAATGCAGATCATTCTCCAAAAACATTCCCTTTAGAAATGGTATTCCACTTAGATTAA
- a CDS encoding fasciclin domain-containing protein, with protein MTVIFFLSSCRKKEFDEFYGRPENLGDPIYQQLQAKGNFTKFLDCVDKAGYKETLSAAGSWTVFAPTDEAFATYLKDNNLTEVSVDLASKIVRYSMIYDGEKVERLSDFFSVKGFVKNTAFRRRTVYYDFVYDGKDNNGNAIKVIANNRNGAYASGDFNNKSITYFLSPFMVFSGLSASDYNFFYPNVNYNGANVGPAHILSNQQNIIAENGVIHVVDRVLTPPQNIDQYVNEKAEYSTFKDLLDKFVTYNLNADISHRYEVLNGKAANVYVKSYSALLGFSPNNENYSKVDANDAQQSSYSILAPTNSAVDTYAKNVLLKYWRKKGVKTLNELYVVAPDLIRDYINSHLYNTTLWPTKFGTTQNVLGDFTKLATTDVVDRQVLSNGFLYGVNKSQDASVFSTVYGNVNLDPDYNIMKQALNYFALTIPLKTPSLKYVIVPIPDVTLKKMGFTYEPFYVTQPIRGDLQALRRILQTHIIPLGDRAIPNFTSGSGILETSNGEYIKYDKGTLYSAGTQDSTLVAKQTIPIDSISTSPVNGAAVYGKEALTYTALNVGKHIEKYGLVATAPYYNFYQYLFNSVLYNKTTGAISGLTDGVSYTVFIPTNAAIVLAVKAGLLPGNVTTGVPNFTSADGVDITKVSKFIQYHIINKSTVVSDGQKIGEFETLLKNDAGDAAKINVIINTTNSLMLRDVTGTTVNALLGATDRSNVLSNRTVIHQINSYLKYQF; from the coding sequence TTGACAGTTATCTTTTTTCTGAGCAGTTGCCGAAAAAAGGAATTTGATGAATTTTATGGCCGCCCCGAAAATTTAGGCGATCCGATTTATCAACAGCTTCAGGCCAAAGGTAATTTCACTAAGTTTTTAGATTGTGTAGATAAGGCAGGTTACAAAGAAACCTTAAGCGCAGCTGGCTCGTGGACCGTTTTTGCGCCAACTGACGAAGCTTTTGCTACCTATTTAAAAGATAATAACCTAACAGAGGTTTCGGTTGATCTCGCTTCGAAAATTGTACGCTACTCAATGATTTACGATGGTGAAAAAGTAGAGCGCTTAAGCGATTTTTTCTCTGTTAAGGGTTTTGTTAAAAATACAGCTTTTAGAAGGAGAACCGTTTACTACGATTTTGTTTATGATGGGAAAGATAATAACGGAAATGCAATTAAGGTGATTGCCAACAATCGCAATGGCGCATATGCTTCTGGGGATTTTAACAATAAAAGCATCACTTATTTCTTGTCGCCCTTTATGGTGTTTTCTGGCTTATCGGCAAGTGATTACAACTTCTTTTATCCTAACGTAAACTATAATGGCGCTAATGTTGGTCCGGCACACATACTTAGTAATCAGCAGAATATTATTGCCGAAAACGGGGTTATTCACGTTGTAGATAGGGTATTAACCCCACCACAGAATATTGATCAGTATGTGAATGAGAAAGCTGAGTATAGTACATTTAAAGATTTACTGGACAAATTTGTAACCTATAACCTGAATGCAGACATTTCGCACCGTTACGAAGTATTAAACGGAAAAGCGGCCAATGTATATGTTAAAAGCTACAGTGCTTTATTGGGTTTTTCGCCAAACAACGAAAATTATTCGAAGGTTGATGCTAACGATGCTCAACAAAGTTCTTACAGCATTTTGGCACCCACAAACAGTGCGGTTGATACCTATGCTAAAAATGTTTTATTAAAATACTGGAGAAAAAAGGGCGTAAAAACACTTAACGAACTTTATGTTGTAGCGCCCGATCTAATCAGGGATTACATTAATTCGCACCTTTACAATACTACTTTATGGCCTACTAAGTTTGGAACCACACAAAATGTATTGGGCGATTTTACCAAACTAGCCACCACAGATGTTGTAGACAGGCAGGTTTTAAGCAATGGTTTTTTATATGGTGTAAATAAAAGCCAGGATGCCAGTGTATTTTCTACTGTATACGGAAACGTAAACCTTGATCCTGACTACAATATCATGAAGCAGGCACTTAACTATTTCGCGCTTACCATTCCGCTAAAAACACCTTCATTAAAATACGTTATTGTTCCTATTCCCGATGTAACCTTGAAAAAAATGGGATTTACTTATGAACCATTTTACGTAACCCAGCCCATCCGTGGCGATTTACAGGCTTTAAGGCGAATTCTTCAAACACATATTATTCCGCTTGGCGACCGTGCCATTCCAAACTTTACAAGTGGCTCGGGTATTTTAGAAACTTCAAACGGCGAGTATATCAAATATGATAAAGGCACCCTGTATTCTGCCGGAACCCAGGACAGTACTTTGGTGGCAAAACAAACTATTCCTATCGATTCGATTAGCACCAGTCCGGTAAACGGAGCCGCCGTTTACGGTAAAGAGGCACTTACCTATACCGCTTTAAATGTGGGCAAACATATCGAAAAATATGGTTTGGTTGCTACTGCACCTTACTATAACTTTTATCAATACCTGTTTAACAGTGTATTGTACAACAAAACCACAGGAGCAATTTCGGGCCTTACCGATGGGGTAAGCTACACGGTTTTTATCCCTACAAATGCAGCCATTGTACTTGCCGTAAAAGCAGGGCTATTGCCAGGTAATGTAACTACAGGCGTACCCAATTTTACTTCGGCCGATGGTGTAGATATTACCAAAGTGAGCAAATTTATCCAATACCACATTATCAATAAAAGTACAGTTGTAAGTGATGGACAAAAAATAGGTGAGTTCGAAACCTTACTTAAAAACGATGCTGGTGATGCCGCAAAAATAAATGTTATAATCAATACCACCAATTCGCTCATGTTGCGCGATGTAACGGGTACAACGGTAAATGCGTTATTGGGTGCTACTGATAGGAGTAATGTGCTATCCAACCGCACAGTTATCCACCAGATCAATTCTTATCTTAAATATCAATTCTAA
- a CDS encoding glycosyl hydrolase: MQLYRFFPVLLFGTLTFGIATAQKPVKNTGGWPVIEKQMKPWTRWWWMGNAVDEQNLSAVLQKYKDAGLGGVEITPIYGAKGYEKQYLDFLSPAWMNSLHFTVNKANALGLGVDMNTGTGWPFGGPQIKPENAATKLIVQQYALKAGEKLTEAIKVKEAKQDFAQLQAVTAYSENGEVVNLLSKVDGEGKLNWSPGSGNWDIYAAFAGKTRQMVKRAAPGGEGFTLDHLDKNAVNVYLKRFSDAFAGKPQGIRSFFNDSYEVYGATWTSTFFQEFKKNRGYDLAGYLKDLSSKDSTAENIARLKSDYRETMDELLLHNFTQNWTDWAHGLQSKTKNQSHGSPGNLLDLYGAVDIPETEIFGSSYFPIAGLRRDAGDIRNVDPDPIMSKFASSAGHTGGKKLISSETFTWLTEHFKTSFSQCKPEVEQLFLSGVNHVFYHGTTNSPANVPWPGWLFYASVEMNPNNSLWPQAQGLNNYIARCQSILQSGQADNEILIYWPVYDVWNKAKGLDMALKVHDIDEWLYPTPFYKLAKQLSKSGYAYDFASDRLLKKSTINGEQISTSNAAAPYKVLLIPQCEMMSVETLNTIIQLANNGAKVIFEALPQDVPGLNNLNARRGQLKSILAKLTFTEGDDGVKTFKTGKGEIILSSDVQKGLQLVAVNHEALTDSGLQFIRRKTTTGKYYYLVNHTAKDIDTFLTLNEAGSVLIMDAQSTAIGLAEVNNGKVRVQIKSGETLFLQVGANVAGNKPWLYLNKAADAVTITKPWDLHFTAGGPEIPADQKLNKLVSWTELNDPKLQAFSGTGVYSSSFDLKEKSAKEYLLNLNQVDESARVWINGQEVGILWSIPFETRIGKYLKAGNNTIKVEVVNLMANRIRDMDIKKIPWRNYHEINFVNINYKDFDASNWTVMPSGLIGPVTITPYY; this comes from the coding sequence ATGCAATTATATAGATTCTTTCCTGTCCTGCTGTTTGGTACATTAACTTTTGGCATCGCTACAGCACAAAAGCCAGTAAAAAATACAGGAGGCTGGCCTGTTATCGAAAAGCAAATGAAACCCTGGACCCGTTGGTGGTGGATGGGTAATGCTGTTGATGAACAGAATCTGAGTGCCGTATTGCAGAAATACAAGGATGCAGGTTTGGGTGGGGTAGAAATTACACCTATTTATGGTGCCAAAGGTTATGAAAAGCAATACCTTGATTTTTTATCGCCTGCCTGGATGAATAGTTTACATTTTACCGTTAACAAAGCCAATGCCCTGGGTTTAGGTGTAGATATGAATACAGGCACAGGCTGGCCATTTGGTGGGCCGCAGATTAAGCCCGAAAATGCAGCAACCAAACTAATTGTTCAGCAATATGCCCTTAAAGCCGGTGAAAAATTAACCGAAGCCATTAAAGTTAAAGAAGCCAAACAAGATTTTGCACAGTTACAGGCCGTAACCGCTTACAGCGAAAATGGCGAAGTAGTTAACCTGCTTTCAAAAGTTGATGGAGAGGGGAAGTTAAACTGGTCGCCCGGTAGTGGAAACTGGGATATTTATGCTGCTTTTGCAGGTAAAACCAGGCAAATGGTTAAACGTGCAGCACCAGGCGGCGAGGGTTTTACTTTAGATCACTTGGATAAAAATGCCGTAAATGTTTACTTAAAAAGGTTTTCGGATGCTTTTGCTGGAAAACCACAAGGCATCAGGTCGTTTTTTAACGATAGTTACGAAGTGTATGGTGCAACGTGGACATCAACTTTTTTTCAGGAATTTAAGAAAAACAGGGGATACGATTTAGCCGGCTATCTTAAAGATTTAAGCAGCAAAGACTCTACCGCTGAAAACATAGCCCGTTTAAAATCCGATTACAGGGAGACTATGGACGAACTTTTGCTCCATAACTTTACCCAAAACTGGACCGATTGGGCACATGGCCTTCAATCGAAAACCAAAAACCAGTCGCATGGTTCGCCGGGTAACCTGCTCGATTTATATGGAGCAGTTGATATTCCCGAAACAGAAATTTTTGGCTCCAGCTATTTTCCAATTGCCGGACTTAGACGCGATGCCGGCGATATCAGAAATGTAGATCCCGACCCAATCATGTCTAAATTTGCCTCGTCAGCAGGGCATACGGGCGGCAAAAAACTCATTTCGTCAGAAACTTTTACCTGGCTTACCGAACATTTTAAAACTTCTTTTTCGCAGTGCAAACCAGAGGTAGAGCAGTTGTTTTTATCAGGTGTTAATCATGTTTTTTACCACGGTACCACCAATTCACCAGCCAATGTGCCCTGGCCGGGCTGGTTGTTTTATGCCTCGGTAGAAATGAACCCAAACAACAGTTTGTGGCCACAGGCACAGGGATTAAATAATTATATTGCCCGCTGTCAGTCTATTCTTCAGTCGGGGCAAGCCGATAACGAAATTTTAATTTACTGGCCGGTTTACGATGTATGGAACAAGGCCAAAGGCCTGGATATGGCCCTGAAAGTACATGATATAGACGAATGGTTGTATCCGACACCATTTTATAAACTTGCAAAACAGCTTTCAAAATCGGGTTATGCTTACGATTTCGCATCCGACAGGTTGCTGAAGAAATCGACGATAAATGGCGAACAGATCAGCACCAGCAATGCAGCAGCTCCATATAAAGTATTGCTTATTCCACAATGCGAAATGATGAGTGTTGAAACTTTAAACACCATTATACAGCTGGCCAATAACGGGGCTAAAGTAATTTTTGAGGCTTTACCACAGGATGTTCCCGGTTTAAACAACTTGAACGCAAGACGTGGGCAGTTAAAATCTATTTTGGCCAAACTCACTTTTACTGAAGGGGACGATGGTGTTAAAACATTTAAAACCGGTAAAGGTGAAATTATACTAAGCAGTGATGTTCAAAAAGGGCTACAATTGGTTGCAGTTAACCACGAGGCCTTAACCGATTCGGGATTGCAGTTTATCAGGAGAAAAACCACCACAGGCAAATATTACTATTTGGTTAACCATACCGCTAAAGATATCGATACCTTTCTGACATTGAATGAAGCTGGTTCGGTGTTGATTATGGACGCTCAAAGTACTGCGATAGGTTTGGCTGAGGTAAATAACGGAAAAGTGCGCGTACAGATCAAATCGGGTGAAACGCTTTTTCTGCAAGTGGGAGCGAATGTTGCCGGAAATAAACCCTGGCTTTACCTCAATAAAGCTGCTGACGCGGTTACCATAACTAAGCCCTGGGATTTACATTTTACAGCCGGCGGTCCCGAAATCCCAGCTGACCAGAAGTTAAATAAACTGGTATCGTGGACGGAATTAAACGATCCTAAACTGCAGGCCTTTTCGGGGACGGGCGTGTATAGCTCGAGCTTTGATTTAAAAGAGAAATCGGCCAAAGAATATCTGCTGAACCTGAACCAGGTTGATGAAAGCGCAAGGGTATGGATTAACGGACAAGAAGTCGGTATTTTGTGGAGTATCCCTTTCGAAACCCGTATTGGCAAATACCTGAAAGCTGGCAACAATACCATTAAAGTAGAAGTAGTTAATTTAATGGCCAACCGGATCAGGGATATGGACATTAAAAAAATACCCTGGCGCAATTACCATGAAATCAATTTTGTAAATATTAACTATAAAGATTTTGATGCCTCAAACTGGACGGTAATGCCATCGGGACTAATCGGACCGGTAACCATTACACCTTATTATTAG
- a CDS encoding SusC/RagA family TonB-linked outer membrane protein has product MTKIYTYSIFILLCCLLMPAITNAQQINYVKGKVIDKKDKQPIIGASVVLVDKDKRVVKGVSTDIDGNYSLPVADKSYRISVSYIGYKSTAPLSIDKAVINFQLEAADNQMDEVQIVSRAKTDNGSGMSIDKRDQTSAVGTINAKELEDMQAASIDQALQGRLAGLDIAASSGDPGAPMQIRIRGTSSINGAVDPLIVVDGMPYDISIPSDFNFATSDENNYGQLLNIAPSDIKEISVLKDAAATAVWGSRAANGVLVITTKRGVMGPPVISYNFKGSYSKQPSAIPMLNGNQYSSLILEEFYNAGRQFSTSDFAKQFQYDRNDPYNYYNYSNNTDWLESITRIGYLQDHNLSVSGGGEKAKYRASLNYFNQNGTTVGTSLGRLSARVNLDYIVSNKIRFSADIAYTHIDNQNSYTNGIRDVAYTKMPNQAVYEYDEYGNLTSNYFSPANTAQGSFLYDFSKSKISGTYNPLAMAMAGSNQQFGERVIPKFGLFYQITDKLRLNANFQADINNTKVKSFLPQIATGRPFSEPVVNYAGDSDGDAFTMATNISVEYKPDLGKNNDLGLFARFDSNDSRRTGQGMFATNTASSYLADPSIDSRTNQTGSAYSSFAQSRSVGLLLNAQYKLLDRYIINVGVRGDGNSKFGPNNRYGIFPSTSVRWRVSGEPFMKGTQKYIDDLSFRASYGVVGNAPRNDYSYFNTYQNYGFSYLGTSGVYPSNIELSDLRWEKVTQSNVGLTLVLLKNKLNMDIDVYRKRTSDLFYNGLAIPTYNGYSGVDMNVGTMDNQGWEFSLFYTAVRSKKIRLDFNFNISHNENMIREVSPLYPRENNAKITTNNAFKVYLQENNPFGSFYGFKFKGVYKDKNSTIAIDENGNQIIGPNGQQIYMRFAYPTIDYVFQPGDAMYEDINHDGNIDYKDIVYLGNGNPNLTGGFGTALTINGNIRFGANFTYRTGYQIINGTKINTTSMYGFNNQSTAVLRRWRAEGDITDMPRATYATGYNFLGSDRYVEDGSYLRLRSITLKYDFNKNLLKRLGMKGLSANIMMENVLTFTKYTGQDPEVPIKLSTFSTVIDNSTTPPIKTITLGLTANF; this is encoded by the coding sequence ATGACTAAAATATATACCTACAGTATTTTTATTTTATTATGCTGTTTGCTGATGCCGGCTATAACCAATGCCCAGCAAATCAATTATGTGAAGGGGAAAGTAATCGATAAAAAGGATAAGCAGCCAATTATTGGGGCATCGGTAGTGCTTGTTGATAAAGATAAGCGGGTAGTAAAAGGAGTGTCTACAGATATTGACGGAAATTACTCACTCCCTGTTGCAGATAAAAGCTACCGCATTTCGGTTTCTTATATTGGATATAAATCAACTGCTCCACTTTCAATCGATAAGGCGGTAATCAACTTCCAATTAGAGGCTGCCGATAATCAAATGGATGAAGTACAGATTGTTTCGAGGGCAAAAACAGATAACGGTAGTGGTATGAGTATCGATAAACGCGATCAGACTTCGGCAGTTGGTACCATCAATGCAAAAGAGTTAGAAGATATGCAGGCCGCTTCTATCGATCAGGCTTTACAGGGCAGGCTTGCAGGTTTGGATATTGCAGCCAGCAGTGGCGATCCGGGTGCGCCGATGCAGATCAGGATCCGCGGTACATCATCTATTAATGGCGCGGTAGATCCGCTTATTGTGGTAGATGGAATGCCATACGATATCAGTATCCCTTCTGATTTTAATTTCGCCACTTCTGATGAAAACAATTATGGTCAGCTTTTAAATATTGCACCTTCTGATATTAAAGAGATTAGTGTGCTCAAAGATGCCGCCGCAACCGCTGTTTGGGGATCGCGGGCAGCAAATGGTGTTTTGGTAATTACAACAAAAAGAGGGGTAATGGGGCCGCCTGTTATTTCTTATAACTTTAAAGGCTCTTATTCCAAGCAGCCAAGTGCTATTCCAATGTTAAATGGTAATCAGTATTCATCATTGATACTGGAAGAGTTTTACAATGCAGGCCGGCAGTTTTCAACTTCTGATTTTGCTAAGCAGTTTCAATACGATCGTAACGATCCGTATAATTACTACAACTACAGCAACAATACCGATTGGTTAGAATCGATTACCAGGATCGGGTATTTACAAGATCACAACCTTTCGGTATCGGGTGGTGGCGAGAAAGCCAAGTATCGTGCTTCTTTAAATTACTTTAATCAGAACGGTACCACCGTTGGCACAAGTTTGGGCCGTTTAAGTGCCCGGGTAAATTTAGATTATATTGTATCGAATAAGATTCGTTTTAGTGCTGATATTGCGTACACCCATATCGATAACCAAAATTCTTATACCAATGGGATAAGGGATGTTGCCTACACCAAAATGCCCAATCAGGCGGTGTATGAGTATGATGAATACGGCAATTTAACCTCAAATTATTTTAGTCCGGCAAACACCGCACAAGGTAGCTTTCTGTACGATTTTTCAAAATCTAAGATATCGGGAACTTATAACCCGCTGGCTATGGCCATGGCAGGTAGCAACCAGCAGTTTGGCGAAAGGGTAATCCCGAAATTTGGTTTATTTTATCAGATTACTGATAAACTGCGCCTGAATGCAAATTTCCAGGCCGATATCAATAATACAAAAGTGAAGAGCTTTTTGCCGCAAATTGCAACAGGAAGGCCATTTTCTGAGCCTGTTGTAAATTATGCAGGCGATTCGGACGGCGATGCTTTTACCATGGCCACCAACATTTCGGTAGAGTATAAGCCCGATTTGGGAAAAAACAATGATTTGGGGTTATTTGCGAGGTTTGATAGTAACGATAGCCGCAGAACAGGGCAGGGGATGTTTGCCACCAATACTGCATCGTCATATCTGGCCGATCCTTCAATTGATAGCCGTACAAATCAAACCGGCTCTGCTTACTCTTCTTTTGCACAAAGCCGTTCAGTTGGTTTGCTGTTAAATGCACAGTATAAACTGCTCGATCGCTATATCATAAATGTAGGGGTAAGAGGTGATGGCAATTCTAAATTCGGACCAAACAACCGTTATGGTATATTTCCTTCCACATCAGTACGCTGGAGGGTTTCGGGCGAGCCTTTTATGAAGGGAACCCAAAAATATATAGATGACCTGAGTTTCAGAGCAAGTTATGGTGTAGTTGGTAACGCACCCCGTAACGATTATTCTTACTTTAATACCTATCAGAATTATGGTTTCAGCTATTTGGGTACATCAGGGGTTTATCCTTCCAATATCGAGCTGTCAGACTTGCGCTGGGAAAAGGTTACACAATCTAATGTGGGTTTAACTTTGGTTTTATTGAAAAATAAGCTGAACATGGATATTGATGTGTACCGTAAACGTACATCTGATTTATTCTATAATGGTTTGGCTATTCCAACCTACAACGGTTACTCTGGCGTAGATATGAACGTGGGTACCATGGATAACCAGGGCTGGGAGTTTAGCTTGTTCTACACGGCAGTACGGTCTAAAAAAATCAGACTGGATTTTAATTTCAATATCTCACATAACGAAAATATGATCCGTGAAGTTTCGCCACTATATCCAAGGGAGAATAATGCGAAAATAACAACTAACAATGCTTTTAAAGTTTACCTGCAGGAAAACAATCCATTTGGTTCGTTTTATGGATTTAAGTTTAAAGGGGTATACAAAGATAAAAACTCAACTATAGCAATCGATGAAAACGGAAACCAGATTATAGGGCCAAACGGGCAGCAAATTTATATGCGTTTTGCCTACCCAACTATTGATTATGTTTTCCAGCCAGGAGATGCCATGTACGAAGACATTAACCATGACGGAAATATCGATTACAAAGATATTGTTTACCTCGGTAACGGTAACCCTAATTTAACAGGCGGTTTCGGAACAGCCCTTACCATTAACGGCAACATCAGGTTTGGTGCTAACTTTACTTACCGTACAGGTTATCAGATTATTAACGGAACCAAAATTAATACCACCAGTATGTACGGTTTTAACAACCAAAGTACTGCCGTATTACGCCGCTGGAGGGCAGAGGGCGATATTACCGATATGCCGCGCGCAACTTATGCTACAGGTTATAATTTCCTTGGATCGGATCGCTATGTTGAAGATGGTTCTTACCTGCGCTTACGGAGTATAACACTGAAATATGATTTTAATAAAAATCTGCTCAAGCGTTTGGGTATGAAAGGGCTTAGCGCCAACATCATGATGGAGAATGTGTTAACCTTTACCAAATACACCGGGCAGGATCCGGAGGTTCCGATTAAATTATCAACATTTTCTACCGTGATTGATAATTCAACCACGCCGCCAATCAAAACAATCACCCTTGGTTTAACTGCAAATTTTTAA